Proteins encoded in a region of the Procambarus clarkii isolate CNS0578487 chromosome 42, FALCON_Pclarkii_2.0, whole genome shotgun sequence genome:
- the LOC138373526 gene encoding uncharacterized protein, with product MSAEAFIQAFRRFAARRFCPKQMISDNGSNFVAGEACLRQIWNRPQVQSVMQRRKCYWKCIAPRAPWQGGFYERMIGTVKKCLRKTLHGQKISFPELQSLIVEIEARVHNCPLTYLSDDFSQRESLSPSHLIHGGLLSPLIPLAEKDPVDPSHVTRSDLVERYQHLSKVIKRWNAVWTREYLTALREYLYGASSPYNRVQLKPGNLVLIDSDGPRSE from the coding sequence atgagtgcagaagccttcatccaagcttttcgtaggtttgcagctcgcagattctGTCCCAAACAAATGATATccgataatggttcaaattttgtggcaggagaagcctgcctacgacAGATATGGAATCGTCCACAAGTGCAGTCTGTCATGCAGAGACGAAAATGCTACTGGAAATGTatagctcccagagccccctggcagggtgggttctacgaacgtatgatagggactgtcaagaaatgtttaaggaagaccttgcatgGACAGAAAATTAGTTTTCCTGAACTACAATCACTCATTGTagaaattgaggcgcgagtccACAACTGCCccttaacttacctatcagatgacttctcacagagagaatccctgagtccctcacatttaatacatggaggcctgctgagccctctgatacctttggcagaaaaGGATCCAGTTGACCCTTCCCATGTGACTAGGAGTGATTTAGTGGaacgttaccaacatctctcgaaaGTAATTAAAAGGTGGAAtgcggtgtggactcgagagtacctcacagctctacgagagtacctctatggagcttcgagcccctataatagggttcaactcaaaccaggaaatctagtgttgattgacagtgatggacccaggtcagaatGA
- the LOC138373527 gene encoding spidroin-2-like, protein MCEVWRRQVGDVPGVGEEGDDVPGMKKAGGDVPGVEEAGGDVPGVEEAGGCGGGRGGDVPGVEKAGGDVPGLEEAGVTCQARGDVRGVEEAGGDVPGVGEEGGDVPGMEKAGGYFPGVEEAGGDVPGVQEAGGGDVPGLEEAGGDLPGVEEAGGDVPGLEEAGGNVPGVEEAGCNVLGLEEARGDVPGVEKAGGDVPGVEEWRLSSGALGGVYPGGLGNGVSLGARRLVY, encoded by the exons ATGtgcgaggtgtggaggaggcaggtgggtgatgtgccaggtgttggggaagAAGGGGATGATGTGCCTGGTATGAAGAAGGCTGGGGGTGATGTACCAGGTGTTGAGGAGGCTGGGGGagatgtgccaggtgtggaggaggcaggggg gtgtggaggaggcagagggggtgatgtgccaggtgtggagaaggcagggggtgatgtgccaggtcTGGAGGAGGCAGGGGTGACGTGCCAG GCAAGGGGTGATGtgcgaggtgtggaggaggcagggggtgatgtgccaggtgttggggaggAAGGGGGTGATGTGCCTGGTATGGAGAAGGCTGGGGGTTATTTCCCAGGTGTTGAGGAGGCTGGGGGAGATGTGCCAGGTGttcaggaggctggggggggtgatgtgccaggtttggaggaggcagggggtgaTTTGCCAGGTGTTGAGGAGGCAGGGGGTGACGTGCCAGGTTTGGAGGAGGCAGGGGGTAATGTGCCAGGTGTTGAGGAGGCTGGGTGTAATGTGCTAGGTTTGGAGGAGGCAaggggtgatgtgccaggtgtggagaaggcagggggtgatgtgccaggtgtggaggag tggcgactttcctctggagctcttggtggcgtctaccctggtggcttgggtaatggcgtctctctcggAGCGCGTCGCCTCGTGTACTAG